A portion of the Thermoanaerobaculia bacterium genome contains these proteins:
- the rph gene encoding ribonuclease PH, translating into MTKTGRREERAAADRRRNGEPRTDGRRGDGRLPDEIRPVAIETGASRWAEGSALITQGETRVLCTVSIEDKVPPFLKGTGTGWVTAEYGMLPRATHTRSAREAAKGKQGGRTMEIQRLIGRALRSVVDLTAFGERTFTLDCDVLQADGGTRCASITGACVALACAFARVADQHFLRNWPMRETVAAVSVGRHEGATLLDLRYDEDSAAEVDCNLVGTKSGRFVEIQGTAEKEPFSKEHLDEFVRLGSVGLALLFEIQRAAIDPAIAGLGLSETAFRRT; encoded by the coding sequence GTGACGAAAACGGGACGGCGAGAGGAAAGGGCGGCCGCCGACCGGCGGCGAAACGGAGAGCCGCGCACCGACGGGCGGCGCGGGGACGGCCGTCTTCCGGACGAGATCCGTCCCGTCGCGATCGAGACCGGCGCCTCGCGCTGGGCGGAGGGATCGGCGCTCATCACCCAGGGGGAAACGCGCGTCCTCTGCACCGTTTCGATCGAGGACAAGGTCCCGCCGTTCCTCAAGGGGACGGGAACCGGCTGGGTCACCGCGGAGTACGGGATGCTGCCGCGCGCGACCCACACGCGATCGGCGCGCGAAGCCGCGAAGGGAAAGCAGGGCGGCCGCACGATGGAGATCCAGCGTCTGATCGGGCGCGCGCTGCGGAGCGTCGTCGATCTCACCGCGTTCGGCGAGCGGACTTTCACACTCGACTGTGACGTGCTCCAGGCCGACGGCGGCACACGCTGCGCGTCGATCACGGGCGCGTGCGTCGCGCTCGCCTGCGCGTTCGCGAGAGTCGCCGACCAGCACTTCCTGCGGAACTGGCCGATGCGCGAAACGGTCGCGGCGGTCTCGGTCGGACGGCACGAAGGGGCGACGCTCCTCGACCTCCGCTACGACGAGGACTCCGCGGCCGAGGTGGACTGCAACCTCGTGGGCACGAAGTCGGGACGGTTCGTCGAGATCCAGGGCACGGCCGAGAAGGAGCCCTTCTCGAAGGAGCATCTCGACGAGTTCGTGCGGCTCGGAAGCGTCGGCCTCGCCCTGCTCTTCG